A part of Lacibacter sp. H407 genomic DNA contains:
- a CDS encoding amidohydrolase family protein, with protein sequence MKVALLLIGFVLFITCNEKRGGLKVFDVHLHGDPEPEKQLSNLAINGVYTIVISTSWTQQQAYQSSKDLKISHGLFVPCPNGKVPYSLQQCFDDGKEWPDVNWVEQQIKDEKIDFIGEVLTQYHGISSSDSLMYPYYALAEKYNLPVGIHTGSAGPDHGCPNFKEEMGNPLLLKETLIKFPKLKVWLMHGGAPFVKECIEMMKTYPGLYTDISVLNNPYIIPAKDFASIMRAFIDAGFEDRLLFGSDNADIKTCIAAVEELKFLSAKQKEKIFHLNAEAFFKN encoded by the coding sequence ATGAAAGTCGCCTTACTGTTAATTGGATTCGTTTTGTTTATTACATGCAATGAAAAAAGGGGTGGCTTGAAGGTTTTTGATGTGCATCTTCATGGCGATCCTGAGCCGGAAAAACAACTTAGCAATCTTGCAATTAATGGTGTGTACACAATTGTCATCAGCACTTCCTGGACACAACAACAAGCTTATCAAAGCAGCAAGGACTTGAAAATTTCACACGGTTTATTTGTACCATGCCCAAATGGAAAAGTGCCTTACAGTTTGCAACAGTGTTTTGACGATGGGAAAGAATGGCCCGATGTAAACTGGGTGGAGCAACAAATCAAAGACGAGAAAATTGATTTCATTGGTGAAGTACTTACACAATATCATGGCATCTCATCTTCTGATTCATTGATGTATCCCTACTACGCATTAGCTGAAAAATATAATTTGCCTGTTGGCATTCACACAGGTTCTGCCGGCCCTGATCATGGTTGTCCCAACTTTAAAGAGGAGATGGGTAATCCTTTGTTGCTGAAAGAAACACTTATTAAATTCCCTAAGCTCAAAGTATGGCTCATGCATGGTGGAGCACCTTTTGTAAAAGAATGTATTGAGATGATGAAGACATACCCGGGACTTTACACAGATATTTCAGTATTGAATAACCCCTACATTATTCCGGCAAAAGATTTTGCATCAATCATGAGGGCATTTATTGATGCAGGGTTTGAGGACAGATTACTGTTTGGATCGGATAATGCAGATATTAAAACCTGTATTGCCGCTGTTGAAGAACTGAAGTTTCTTTCAGCAAAACAGAAAGAAAAGATATTTCACCTGAATGCTGAAGCATTCTTTAAAAACTAA
- a CDS encoding FAD:protein FMN transferase: MRLFLLLFIVVLGAHRSVEWKRYTITGTAQGTTYSISYYAEDSAVTKSVIDSVLMSLDSSLSLYKPYSRINQFNNSAKGITIDNHLREVVKKSIATYKATNGLFDITVQPLVNAWGFGVTKTNTVPDATAIKNILSCVNTKLLRLKGNRLIKAKPCVKIDLNGIAQGYSVDVLAGLLEKYGIKNYIVELGGEISMKGRKQPSGEKMKIGIESPNEDAFENHPLQKIIELDGGAITTSGSYRKYYESKGEKITHLINPKTGYPHKNELISVTVYAKDAITADAYDNALMLMGLKQALVFVERRKDLAAYFVYKNANGNIADTASSAFLKLMNP, encoded by the coding sequence ATGCGGTTGTTTCTTCTTCTGTTTATTGTGGTATTAGGTGCGCATCGTTCTGTTGAATGGAAACGTTATACTATTACAGGTACTGCGCAGGGCACGACTTATTCTATTAGTTATTATGCAGAAGACAGTGCGGTTACAAAATCAGTGATTGACAGTGTGCTTATGAGTCTCGATAGTTCACTTTCTCTATACAAACCCTATTCACGCATCAATCAATTCAATAATTCTGCAAAAGGCATAACCATTGACAACCATTTACGGGAAGTTGTAAAAAAATCAATTGCTACTTACAAAGCCACAAACGGGTTGTTTGATATCACCGTGCAGCCATTGGTGAACGCATGGGGCTTTGGTGTTACAAAAACAAACACTGTTCCTGATGCAACCGCCATTAAAAATATACTCTCTTGTGTAAATACAAAATTGTTGCGGTTGAAAGGAAACAGGTTGATTAAAGCAAAGCCTTGTGTAAAAATTGATCTCAACGGAATTGCACAAGGCTATTCTGTAGATGTATTGGCGGGATTGCTGGAAAAGTATGGCATAAAAAATTACATTGTTGAGTTAGGTGGTGAAATCAGCATGAAAGGACGGAAACAACCTTCCGGTGAAAAAATGAAGATCGGGATCGAATCACCCAATGAAGATGCGTTTGAAAATCATCCGCTGCAAAAGATCATTGAACTGGATGGAGGTGCCATCACCACATCGGGCAGCTACCGTAAGTATTATGAAAGTAAAGGTGAAAAGATCACCCATCTTATCAATCCAAAAACAGGTTATCCGCATAAGAATGAATTGATCAGTGTAACTGTTTATGCAAAAGATGCAATAACAGCCGATGCCTATGATAATGCACTTATGCTGATGGGTTTAAAACAAGCGTTAGTATTCGTTGAGCGCCGAAAAGACCTTGCTGCTTATTTTGTTTATAAGAATGCCAATGGAAACATCGCAGACACGGCAAGTTCTGCATTTTTAAAACTCATGAATCCGTAA
- a CDS encoding Gfo/Idh/MocA family protein, whose translation MQRRNFIRQSGLLTAGFLLHQQLLGATTLTADKIISIGIIGCGDRGVGLGYVLNNMPAQFKLKAVCDVLAFRLEQAKKLDKQNNLRYENDYRKLLDDKTIDAVIIATPLHNHYEIAAAAIKAGKQVYLEKTMTYNAEQALALVKLTKQYPKQVLQVGHQYRYTPLYFKVKEMIDKGYLGKVTQIDCRWDRNWNWRRPVPAGYTDRQVNWRMYKEYSGGLPAELLSHQVDFINWAFNTHPDEVLGTGGIDYYKDGRETFDNVQTILRYNKDGMIGNFGATCGNEKDGYLFKLKGTKGTIQLLVDDGVFFPEKQTKKELETVDGVTGATKIEWTKEGGIPILNEKSKDGSWYALQEFYKTITENSKPVSNVITGATTAFCVHLMNQSIYKHSIETWKPEFNLA comes from the coding sequence ATGCAACGTAGAAATTTTATCCGTCAATCGGGATTGCTTACAGCCGGTTTTTTATTGCATCAGCAATTGCTGGGTGCAACTACATTAACTGCAGATAAAATTATTTCCATTGGTATTATTGGTTGTGGCGATAGAGGTGTTGGTCTTGGTTATGTGTTGAATAATATGCCTGCACAGTTTAAATTAAAAGCAGTTTGTGATGTGTTGGCTTTTCGTCTGGAGCAGGCAAAAAAGCTTGATAAGCAAAATAATCTCCGTTACGAAAATGATTACCGAAAACTACTCGATGACAAAACCATTGATGCAGTGATCATTGCTACACCACTGCATAATCATTATGAAATTGCAGCAGCGGCCATCAAAGCAGGTAAGCAGGTATATCTTGAAAAAACAATGACGTATAATGCGGAGCAGGCACTTGCATTAGTGAAGTTGACGAAGCAATATCCAAAACAGGTGTTACAGGTTGGTCATCAATATCGTTATACACCGCTTTATTTTAAAGTGAAAGAGATGATCGATAAAGGGTATCTCGGTAAAGTAACACAGATCGATTGCAGATGGGATCGTAACTGGAATTGGAGAAGACCTGTGCCTGCAGGGTATACTGACAGGCAGGTGAACTGGCGCATGTACAAAGAATATTCCGGGGGATTGCCTGCAGAGTTATTATCGCACCAGGTAGATTTTATTAACTGGGCTTTTAATACACATCCAGATGAAGTGCTTGGAACAGGTGGTATTGATTATTATAAAGACGGAAGAGAAACCTTCGATAATGTGCAAACTATTTTGCGTTACAATAAAGACGGCATGATCGGCAACTTTGGTGCTACTTGTGGCAATGAGAAAGATGGTTATCTATTTAAACTGAAAGGCACAAAAGGAACTATTCAGTTATTGGTAGATGATGGTGTCTTCTTTCCTGAAAAGCAAACCAAGAAAGAATTGGAAACAGTTGATGGAGTTACCGGTGCCACAAAAATTGAATGGACAAAAGAAGGTGGTATTCCTATTTTGAATGAGAAATCAAAAGATGGCAGTTGGTATGCTTTGCAGGAATTTTATAAAACCATCACAGAAAATTCAAAGCCTGTATCAAATGTGATCACCGGTGCAACTACAGCTTTTTGCGTGCACCTGATGAACCAATCGATCTATAAACATTCCATTGAAACGTGGAAACCAGAATTTAATCTCGCATAA
- a CDS encoding serine hydrolase domain-containing protein yields MRKKTLLSLVVVLFLVQSQAQLIPDKQTLEQKIDSLFQRINNDRSPGISVTVIHDGKIIASKDFGMANLEHKVAFTHQTPVRLGYSGAREFMCAGLALMEAEGLLRFDDKVKKYFPKLPAWSADVTIQDLLNHSSGFDDEWATMLLMQANMDNRVDKEQLLTLLYNQPKPQVEPGKGYMYSNSDFALLRMIMEKASEKSLPDYLQLKLFAPSGMNATFMNDYLDEIIPGLADKYYGSEKYFKQVGVKTSPGGNYRIVTTASDLEKWAIALEDSTSVAAKAFRRLYRNARPIPVLSPQIHYVFGHEWHKIENTDIVKHGGVNEDFYMTHIPSKKITIIGFGNAFENMSVVMSLSNILLNKKADSKITAPLISTNPVTINKNELAKYTGRYFEQRPVGHSSHLTNIRFCDIKQVDDSLHFYYTSNEYFTMIPVGKDLFKDPDFGTIIKITKPHPDSAMKIQAWPTDGSIINLVKVNTATNFSKEYLKQFTGEYHSKHLDFYCRIVLNESNQLVIRRPTISDKELVPDGENRFLFEMEAGGDSWYVVAVFTKDKNGRIDGINMQHVRMMHHRFEKVVR; encoded by the coding sequence ATGAGAAAGAAAACATTGCTTTCATTAGTTGTAGTGTTATTTTTAGTACAATCACAGGCACAACTAATACCTGACAAACAAACGCTTGAACAAAAAATAGATTCATTATTTCAACGAATCAATAACGACAGATCTCCCGGCATATCCGTTACCGTTATTCACGATGGTAAAATAATAGCCAGTAAAGATTTTGGCATGGCCAACCTTGAGCATAAGGTTGCTTTTACACATCAAACACCGGTTCGGCTTGGTTACTCAGGTGCAAGAGAGTTTATGTGTGCAGGATTGGCATTAATGGAAGCAGAAGGGCTGTTACGATTTGATGATAAAGTGAAAAAATATTTTCCAAAACTACCGGCATGGAGTGCTGATGTAACCATACAGGACCTGTTAAATCACAGCAGTGGCTTTGATGACGAATGGGCAACCATGTTGTTGATGCAGGCAAATATGGATAACAGGGTTGATAAAGAACAATTGCTAACCCTGTTATACAATCAACCCAAACCACAGGTGGAGCCCGGGAAAGGATACATGTATTCCAATTCAGACTTTGCGTTGTTGCGAATGATCATGGAAAAAGCATCCGAAAAAAGTTTACCTGATTATTTGCAACTGAAACTGTTTGCACCGTCAGGAATGAACGCAACCTTTATGAATGATTATCTCGATGAAATCATACCGGGGTTGGCAGATAAATATTATGGTAGTGAAAAATATTTTAAACAAGTTGGTGTAAAAACTTCTCCTGGCGGCAATTACCGGATCGTTACTACAGCATCCGATCTGGAAAAATGGGCAATCGCATTGGAGGACTCTACTTCTGTTGCAGCAAAAGCATTTCGCAGGTTGTATAGAAATGCAAGACCGATTCCTGTGCTTTCTCCACAAATTCATTACGTCTTCGGTCATGAATGGCATAAAATCGAAAACACAGATATCGTAAAGCATGGCGGTGTTAACGAGGATTTTTATATGACCCACATTCCATCCAAAAAAATAACCATTATTGGTTTTGGAAATGCATTTGAAAATATGAGTGTGGTAATGAGCCTCTCTAATATTTTATTGAACAAAAAAGCTGATTCCAAAATAACAGCTCCACTCATATCAACTAACCCGGTAACAATAAATAAAAACGAGCTGGCAAAATATACCGGCCGTTATTTTGAACAAAGACCAGTTGGACACAGCAGTCATTTAACCAATATCAGATTTTGTGATATTAAACAGGTAGATGACAGCCTGCATTTTTATTATACTTCCAACGAGTATTTCACAATGATTCCCGTTGGAAAAGATTTGTTTAAGGATCCTGATTTTGGCACTATAATAAAAATTACAAAACCTCACCCTGATTCAGCAATGAAAATACAGGCCTGGCCAACCGATGGCAGTATCATAAATTTAGTAAAAGTGAATACGGCCACTAACTTTTCAAAAGAATACCTGAAACAGTTTACTGGCGAATATCATAGTAAGCATCTTGATTTTTATTGCAGGATCGTTCTCAATGAAAGCAATCAATTAGTCATTAGACGGCCAACGATTTCGGATAAAGAATTGGTACCGGATGGCGAAAACAGATTTCTGTTTGAAATGGAAGCTGGTGGCGATAGCTGGTATGTAGTTGCTGTGTTTACCAAAGACAAAAATGGAAGAATAGACGGTATCAATATGCAGCATGTTCGTATGATGCATCACAGGTTTGAGAAAGTTGTTCGTTAA
- a CDS encoding alpha/beta fold hydrolase has product MTLYGSGKGKPTVILEAGGGSSHRTWQLVQPKLANSARVVSYDRPGYLNSDTCTSPRDAITITKELKEALTKANILPPYIFAGWSYGGSLVRVFAGLYPNDVIGMVLVDPAPEEVYARLEKEFPEMMKEDEKYIKEILNSKTRPGEREEMRMYDSSMNQARRSDKLHSTPTTLLIAAGKAEGGQDRDPSNPMNKAWIEELEKWAKKRPNLKYEIITNSGHHMAKFQPDTVIKAIQYHINQFYIKARKQAATLKEVGSDEKMNLTFIPILLTRQSFHK; this is encoded by the coding sequence ATGACACTCTATGGATCTGGAAAAGGTAAACCAACAGTCATATTAGAAGCAGGAGGCGGCTCCAGTCATAGAACATGGCAATTGGTTCAACCTAAATTAGCAAACTCTGCCAGAGTTGTTTCATACGACCGCCCCGGTTATTTAAATTCTGATACATGTACATCGCCCAGAGATGCGATCACCATTACAAAGGAATTGAAAGAAGCATTGACAAAAGCCAATATTCTTCCCCCGTATATATTCGCCGGGTGGTCATATGGTGGATCATTAGTAAGAGTGTTTGCCGGACTTTATCCTAACGATGTTATCGGAATGGTGTTGGTTGATCCTGCACCTGAAGAAGTATATGCCCGGTTAGAAAAGGAATTTCCTGAGATGATGAAAGAAGATGAAAAATACATTAAGGAAATATTGAATAGTAAAACCCGGCCGGGTGAAAGGGAAGAAATGCGGATGTATGATTCAAGTATGAATCAGGCAAGAAGATCAGATAAACTTCATTCAACTCCAACAACATTATTAATAGCCGCTGGTAAAGCAGAAGGAGGACAGGATAGAGATCCTTCTAATCCTATGAATAAAGCATGGATAGAAGAATTGGAGAAATGGGCAAAGAAAAGACCAAATCTGAAATATGAGATCATTACCAACAGCGGACATCATATGGCAAAGTTTCAACCCGATACTGTTATTAAGGCTATTCAATATCATATAAATCAGTTTTACATTAAGGCTCGCAAACAAGCAGCAACATTAAAAGAAGTTGGATCGGATGAAAAAATGAATTTGACATTTATACCGATTTTGCTTACCCGTCAATCATTCCATAAATAA
- a CDS encoding DUF418 domain-containing protein, with protein MNSMANTAIPVSANERAAILDMLRGFALLGIGIANYAVFSLYVYQTPETQKAFTTSAVDNWLHYFITALVEGKFYSLFSLLFGIGFSIILTRRQQQGNGLIIFYRRLIVLLCFGLAHSFLLWDGDILFFYAVAGMLLPLFRNCSDKTILILVMALLLSPLLFDFIKVISNGKWNVANPVLVQVEATDKHYGLVPSNYGTWLIVNDHYSDMLRWNHSGFLWGWQLRLDSNRVPKVLAMFLLGYYVGRRQMHLQLAQHKLLFKKIQRWGFLIGLPTRIALAYFQNDQLRLPKAAGLLDTLSYALNVVPLCLAYTSTIALIWINNNKQPLLSTLAAAGRMGLTNYLMQSFFAVFFFYGIGLGFGGAMGPTFYLPIFFAFYCFQLFYSYWWMRYFNYGPVEWIWRQLTYGKRLPLKK; from the coding sequence ATGAATTCAATGGCCAATACTGCTATACCAGTTTCAGCAAACGAAAGAGCTGCCATACTCGACATGCTGCGTGGTTTTGCATTGCTGGGTATTGGTATTGCCAACTATGCGGTGTTTTCGTTATACGTTTATCAAACACCGGAAACTCAGAAGGCTTTTACTACAAGCGCTGTTGATAATTGGCTTCACTATTTTATAACGGCATTGGTAGAAGGGAAGTTTTACTCCTTATTCTCCTTACTATTTGGAATTGGCTTTTCTATTATTCTTACACGCAGGCAACAACAAGGAAATGGATTGATTATTTTTTATCGCAGGTTAATTGTTCTTCTTTGTTTTGGTCTTGCACATTCTTTTTTATTGTGGGATGGTGATATCCTCTTTTTTTATGCTGTTGCCGGCATGTTGTTGCCGCTGTTTCGTAACTGCAGCGACAAAACAATTCTTATCCTTGTAATGGCATTGTTGTTATCGCCTCTTCTTTTTGATTTTATTAAAGTTATCAGTAACGGAAAATGGAATGTCGCCAACCCGGTTCTTGTACAAGTAGAAGCTACCGACAAACACTATGGACTTGTTCCCAGTAATTACGGCACATGGTTGATTGTCAATGATCATTATAGCGATATGCTTCGATGGAATCATTCAGGCTTTCTATGGGGTTGGCAACTGCGACTCGACAGTAACCGTGTTCCAAAGGTGTTAGCCATGTTTTTATTAGGTTATTATGTTGGCAGAAGACAGATGCATCTTCAACTGGCACAACACAAACTGTTATTTAAAAAAATACAACGTTGGGGTTTTCTTATTGGTCTGCCTACAAGAATAGCTTTGGCTTATTTTCAGAACGATCAACTGCGTTTGCCTAAAGCAGCAGGTTTACTGGATACGTTGAGCTATGCATTAAATGTTGTTCCCTTATGTCTTGCGTATACATCAACCATTGCATTGATTTGGATTAACAATAATAAGCAACCACTATTGAGTACGTTGGCAGCAGCCGGAAGGATGGGGCTTACTAATTATTTAATGCAATCGTTCTTTGCGGTATTCTTTTTCTACGGAATTGGATTAGGATTTGGTGGAGCAATGGGGCCAACATTTTATCTGCCAATCTTTTTTGCATTTTATTGTTTTCAGCTCTTCTATAGCTATTGGTGGATGCGTTATTTTAATTACGGTCCTGTTGAATGGATATGGCGGCAGTTGACTTACGGGAAAAGGTTGCCATTAAAAAAGTAA